In Microbulbifer agarilyticus, the DNA window TGGAAAAAGTCATCCAGCCGATGATTCTGGGAATGAACCCTCTCAATCGCGAAGTCATCTGGCACACAGTATACAACCTGCTTCGGGATCACGGCCAAAAGGGCATGCCCATGCAGTCCCTGTCTGGTGTGGACATCGCCCTGTGGGATATTGCCGGTAAAGCCCTGAACCAGCCTGTGTATCAATTGCTGGGCGGCGCCTTCCGCGAACGCATTCCCGCATACGGTTACGGCATGATGTTGCAGCGAGTGCCGGATCTGAAAGAACGCTTTGCTGATGAAGCCGTCGCTATCCGCGAGAAAGGCTTCCGTGCAATGAAAATGAAAACCGGCCTCGGGCACAAGAAAGATGTCGAGTTGGTGGAAGCTGTGCGCAACGCCATTGGTGACGATGTGGGGCTGATGGTGGACGCCAACCACGCCTATACCACTCGCGAAGCCATCCCCATGGGACGCGAATTCGAAAAGTTGGGCGTTGACTGGTTTGAAGAACCGGTAGCGCCGGAAGACTATCGTGGCTATCGCGATCTATGCGAAGCCCTGGATCTGAATATTTCTGGCGGTGAGTGCGAGTTCACCCGCTGGGGCCACCGTGAATTAATCCAAAACCGCTGCGTGGATATTTTGCAGCCGGAAGTCTGCGCTCTGGGCGGTATTACCGAATATCAGAAAGTATTGGCACTGGCCACTGCGAACTTTATTCCGGTGATTAACCACGTTTGGGGCTCTGCGGTTGCGGTGGGCACTAACCTGCACCTGTTGGCAGCGCTGCCAGACCTGCCCGGTGCCGCGCACCCGGTACAGCCGATGCTTGAGTACGACACGACACCAAACCGATTCCGCGAAGAGCTGCTCACCGAGCCGCTGCGCATTCAGGAACAGGTTGCAGAGAACGGCGGTACCGTTGCGCTGCCAAAAGGCCCTGGTCTCGGCATCGAGCCCGACCGCGATTTTATCAAGCATTTTGAAGTTGACGCCTGACGGCTAAACACCGGCCGCATCACGGCACAAAACTGCAAACCCCGGCGGTCTATCTGGCATTTACCCAGTAGTCGACCGGGTTTTTTACTTTCTGATGGATCAATCCATGACTGAACACGTAAACACCTCGCCCGTATTGATCGGCGTCGACTGGGGCAGTTCAAACTTTCGCGCGTTTCTGATGGACCGCAACGGCGCCCTGTTACAGGAAATCATCAGCCCAAAGGGCATGCTGACGCTCAGCCAGGAGGAGTTTGAATCATTTTTAGTGGAGCAAATTTCACCTTGGGTCAAAGATGCCAAGCTGCCGATCCTGATGACCGGCATGGTCGGCAGCGCGCAGGGTTGGAAAGATGCCGGATATGTTGATTGCCCTCTTGCGCTGTCGGCGATGGGGCAGACTCTGTGCGCGGTGGAAAACCGCCAGGGGCTTTCGATGGCGATTGTGCCCGGTGTCCGCGGCCGCTCTTTCAGCGGCTTTGCCGATGTAATGCGCGGTGAAGAGGTGCAGATTCTCGGCGCTGAATTACTGCAGGGGAGTGGTGAAAGTAAAAGTGAGGTCAAAGACGGGTTACGCCTGTTGTGCTTGCCGGGCACTCATGCCAAGTGGGCGAGGGTGGATCTATGTTCCGCTGCTGGTGGTGTGGCTGAGCCGGCGATAATGGATTTCGCCACTTGCATGACCGGTGAACTGTTTAACGTGCTGTGCCAGCACAGCATCCTTGGCCGCTTAATTCCTGTAGATGGTGCGGGCAAGGTTGCAAGCTCGTTCAGCCCTGCTGCATTTGATCGCGGCGTCAGTGTGGCCGCAGAGCATCCGAATCTTTTGCACACGCTATTCAGTGCGCGCAGTGCGGTGGTAGCGGGCGCCGTTGCAGATACGTTCCAGTTAAGCGCGGACGAAGTGCATAGCTATTTGTCGGGCCTGTTAATCGGTGCGGAAATGCACACAGTCACCGTAGAAATCGGCCGTCCAACCCATGTGACCCTGGTGGGCGGTGGCAACCTCACCGCCCTGTACCAGCGCGCGCTCGAGTTACGTGACATTCCTTCCACAAGCATCGACGGCGACAGCGCCGTGCGCCGCGGGTTGGTGGCGATTGCCAGCAACGCAGGCTGGCTGTAAT includes these proteins:
- a CDS encoding mandelate racemase/muconate lactonizing enzyme family protein, whose amino-acid sequence is MKITKIISHVLQYDLEEELGYSQQYYLKRTTHLVEVQTDVGITGWGECFGGGNVAFANKAIVEKVIQPMILGMNPLNREVIWHTVYNLLRDHGQKGMPMQSLSGVDIALWDIAGKALNQPVYQLLGGAFRERIPAYGYGMMLQRVPDLKERFADEAVAIREKGFRAMKMKTGLGHKKDVELVEAVRNAIGDDVGLMVDANHAYTTREAIPMGREFEKLGVDWFEEPVAPEDYRGYRDLCEALDLNISGGECEFTRWGHRELIQNRCVDILQPEVCALGGITEYQKVLALATANFIPVINHVWGSAVAVGTNLHLLAALPDLPGAAHPVQPMLEYDTTPNRFREELLTEPLRIQEQVAENGGTVALPKGPGLGIEPDRDFIKHFEVDA
- a CDS encoding 2-dehydro-3-deoxygalactonokinase, which codes for MTEHVNTSPVLIGVDWGSSNFRAFLMDRNGALLQEIISPKGMLTLSQEEFESFLVEQISPWVKDAKLPILMTGMVGSAQGWKDAGYVDCPLALSAMGQTLCAVENRQGLSMAIVPGVRGRSFSGFADVMRGEEVQILGAELLQGSGESKSEVKDGLRLLCLPGTHAKWARVDLCSAAGGVAEPAIMDFATCMTGELFNVLCQHSILGRLIPVDGAGKVASSFSPAAFDRGVSVAAEHPNLLHTLFSARSAVVAGAVADTFQLSADEVHSYLSGLLIGAEMHTVTVEIGRPTHVTLVGGGNLTALYQRALELRDIPSTSIDGDSAVRRGLVAIASNAGWL